The Prevotella sp. E2-28 genome includes the window TGGAAGCCATCGGCAACTATATGATTCCCAAGTACCGTGCCAACCTGTTAGCAGGACACCGTGACTCAGCCCTCATCGTGGCTAGTCTGGTAGCCGAGTACTATGATACGGCTCTAGTACGTCAGAAACATAACGATGCCGACCTGCTGACCACCATCTACGATACCGAGGGCAAGGAGCGCCAGATTGCCGAGCAACGTGCCAAACTATCGCAACAGAGACTGATTTCTGTGGCTGTCGTACTGGTCATCATCCTCATTTTCTTCTATATCTACTTCATACAGCATCGCCAGGCCTACATCAAACTCGATGCCACCAATCGTCAGTTGGATGCTACCAACCGCCAGTTGATACAGGCCAATAAGCGTGCTGAGGAGTCGTCGCGTATGAAGACGAATTTCATCCAGCAGATTTCCCATGAAGTGCGCACACCGCTTAATATCCTATCAGGATTCAGTCAGGTGCTGGCAACACCCGATATCAAAATTAGTGCCGAACAACTGAAAGACATCAGCGACAAGATAATGGAAAATAGCGATCGCATCACGAAGCTGGTGGATAAGATGCTGGACCTAAGCATGGTTAACAGTCATGCCGATATCGAGAGTAACGATGCCGTAAGTCCAGCCCTGTTAGCCAGACAAGCCGTTATGCAGAGTGGCATCGAACAGGCAACTCATCTCAATTTCGAATTACAGATAGCACCAAAGTTAGCAGACGCCATCATCATGACTCATGAGAAATATGCAGTCAGGGCACTCACGCTACTACTCGACAATGCCATTAAGTTTACACATCCCGCCGCTTTTAGGGGCCATCATGATAACAGCAAGAAAGCCAACGTTATGCTGAATGTGTCTGCCACAAAGGAACTAGTGCTTTTTGTCGTCGAGGATACAGGCATCGGTATTCCTGCAGAACAGGCAGAAAATATCTTCACAGAATTTGTACAGCTTGACGATTACTCCAACGGAACAGGCATTGGCCTTTCCATAGCCCGTTCACTGGCACGCCACTTAAAGGGCGACATCATCCTCGACACCACCTATCAAGATGGAGCACGATTTGTTATGACGCTGCCCTTACGCCACTAAAGAATAAGGTATGATACAAAGGCCTATTTCCATATCCGTTATGAGGAAGAGGCCTATGCACATCAGTCAGGCCTCAGCTATCTAAGCAACAGGAAGCATTTTAATTATTAGAGGGCTCGCTTTTTATCCCAGGTTGGGACTGTCAAAATCCCACGTTGAGACCAAATCATTCCCACGGTGGGAATAAGTCAGTCCCAGCGTGGGAATGATTTTACATTGTCGTTTTTGTAATTCCATCTTTTTTTTCAAAAGAGACGAAATTTGAAAAACATATCGTTTTTCGTCAAGACTTAACATTAAAAAATAGTAAACATCTGATTATGAATGGTTTGCATTCACTTTTCACATTTCAAG containing:
- a CDS encoding sensor histidine kinase KdpD; the encoded protein is MNNLSKKKLIMLVLPLITAVSCTNQPQRQVVVGVEGYNKADTIISDIGDTRDFPRLLEITDSFEQAGVISPVRAIFYKTIAYNIMGQRSTALNLYYKLANIDAKDLTCQADIESYTYASKDYVRLLCDMKRYDRVLREAYHADRKLKEVGYDSLIIHQDIAQMIGECQLYLNQVNEATKNFNTSLQSMKNRLVKNHDPLDLLECQKTMNAIAMAYIHTNRYQEAIPWINRQDSLFIAANNHPARDTVFVDEMMADINYSKALLAHAQGDFDSAERAYATYQSTHTAKQLRSIINSNEYLMLTHRYDEAARNYTQLEQFLKENGFKCDLEAIGNYMIPKYRANLLAGHRDSALIVASLVAEYYDTALVRQKHNDADLLTTIYDTEGKERQIAEQRAKLSQQRLISVAVVLVIILIFFYIYFIQHRQAYIKLDATNRQLDATNRQLIQANKRAEESSRMKTNFIQQISHEVRTPLNILSGFSQVLATPDIKISAEQLKDISDKIMENSDRITKLVDKMLDLSMVNSHADIESNDAVSPALLARQAVMQSGIEQATHLNFELQIAPKLADAIIMTHEKYAVRALTLLLDNAIKFTHPAAFRGHHDNSKKANVMLNVSATKELVLFVVEDTGIGIPAEQAENIFTEFVQLDDYSNGTGIGLSIARSLARHLKGDIILDTTYQDGARFVMTLPLRH